A window of Thermosynechococcus sp. NK55a contains these coding sequences:
- a CDS encoding ABC transporter ATP-binding protein, which produces MATLLELRELRVAYPRRETSSAATFVVDGVSFCVAAGERFGLVGESGCGKSTIAKAILQLLPPRSQVSGEIALQGQSLLGLTASQLRRLRGEQIGLVFQDPMTRLNPLMSVYDHCDELLRSHWSAWSRPQRRQRIIEVLDRVKIPANRLHQYPHELSGGMRQRVAIALALLLNPPLIIADEPTTALDVTVAAEILEELTRLCQEEQRGLLLISHDLALMAKYCDRLAVMHQGKIVELGAAHRVLQRPQHPYTQSLLAATQLTSPQPPPLDTAPELLRVENLQRHYRLGGWLQPQTTIRAVDGVDLTLRRGETLGLVGESGCGKSTLSRLILQLIPANAGEVVFWGRNLTQLSAAQLRQTRRDLQMIFQDPHACLNPKMTVAQNLLEPLLIHRLMGKRAAQERVREMLVQVELTPAEAYLHRYPHALSGGQRQRVAIARALITQPQLVICDEPVSMLDAHIQAQVLALMQELKEQLQLSYLFITHDLAIARRFCDRVAVMYRGKIVELAPTAQLFARPQHPYTQKLLAAALS; this is translated from the coding sequence ATGGCGACTCTTTTAGAACTTAGGGAACTGCGGGTCGCCTACCCTAGAAGGGAGACATCATCTGCTGCAACATTTGTGGTGGATGGTGTTTCTTTTTGTGTAGCTGCAGGGGAGCGGTTTGGCTTAGTCGGGGAGTCGGGTTGCGGCAAATCCACAATTGCTAAAGCCATTTTGCAGTTATTGCCACCGCGGTCACAGGTTTCTGGAGAGATCGCACTTCAGGGGCAATCTCTTTTGGGCCTAACTGCTTCCCAGTTGCGGCGGCTGCGAGGCGAGCAAATTGGCTTGGTCTTTCAGGATCCGATGACGCGCCTCAATCCTCTCATGAGCGTCTATGACCACTGCGATGAGCTGTTGCGGAGTCATTGGTCTGCTTGGAGCCGTCCCCAACGGCGGCAGCGCATTATTGAGGTGTTGGATCGAGTAAAAATTCCTGCCAATCGCCTCCATCAGTATCCCCATGAGTTGAGTGGGGGGATGCGTCAACGGGTGGCGATCGCCCTTGCCTTGCTATTGAACCCACCCCTCATCATTGCCGATGAACCGACAACGGCACTGGATGTAACCGTCGCCGCAGAAATTCTGGAGGAACTCACGCGCCTGTGCCAAGAGGAGCAGCGGGGACTGTTACTCATTTCCCATGATCTGGCACTCATGGCCAAGTATTGCGATCGCCTTGCGGTAATGCACCAAGGCAAGATTGTGGAACTGGGAGCGGCTCACCGAGTGCTGCAACGGCCACAGCACCCCTATACCCAATCCTTGCTTGCGGCTACCCAACTCACCTCTCCACAGCCTCCGCCCTTGGACACGGCTCCGGAACTGCTGCGAGTTGAGAATTTACAGCGGCACTACCGCTTGGGGGGATGGTTACAACCGCAAACCACGATTCGGGCGGTGGACGGCGTTGACCTAACGCTGCGGCGTGGGGAAACCCTTGGCCTTGTTGGCGAGTCTGGCTGTGGCAAAAGTACACTTTCGCGCTTAATTTTGCAACTGATTCCTGCCAATGCCGGTGAAGTGGTCTTTTGGGGGCGCAATTTAACTCAATTGTCGGCGGCCCAGCTGCGCCAAACCCGCCGTGATCTGCAAATGATTTTCCAAGACCCCCATGCCTGCCTGAACCCCAAAATGACCGTGGCGCAAAATTTGCTAGAGCCACTGCTCATTCATCGGCTGATGGGGAAACGGGCTGCCCAGGAACGGGTGCGCGAGATGTTGGTGCAGGTGGAATTGACCCCGGCTGAAGCCTACCTTCATCGCTATCCCCATGCCCTGTCGGGGGGACAACGCCAGCGGGTGGCGATCGCCCGTGCCCTCATTACCCAGCCTCAACTGGTGATCTGTGATGAACCGGTGAGTATGCTCGATGCCCATATTCAAGCCCAGGTGCTGGCGCTGATGCAAGAGTTAAAGGAACAGTTGCAACTGAGCTATCTCTTTATCACCCACGATCTGGCGATCGCCCGTCGTTTTTGCGATCGCGTTGCGGTAATGTATCGTGGCAAAATTGTCGAGCTTGCTCCTACGGCACAACTCTTTGCTCGCCCGCAGCATCCCTATACACAAAAACTCCTAGCCGCTGCCTTGTCTTAA
- a CDS encoding photosystem II manganese-stabilizing polypeptide: MKYRILMATLLAVCLGIFSLSAPAFAAKQTLTYDDIVGTGLANKCPTLDDTARGAYPIDSSQTYRIAQLCLQPTTFLVKEEPKNKRQEAEFVPTKLVTRETTSLDQIQGELKVNSDGSLTFVEEDGIDFQPVTVQMPGGERIPLLFTVKNLVASTQPNVTSITTSTDFKGEFNVPSYRTANFLDPKGRGLASGYDSAIALPQAKEEELARANVKRFSLTKGQISLNVAKVDGRTGEIAGTFESEQLSDDDMGAHEPHEVKIQGVFYARIEPV, from the coding sequence ATGAAATATCGCATTTTAATGGCGACTCTGCTGGCGGTATGTCTAGGGATTTTTTCCTTGAGCGCCCCCGCCTTTGCTGCAAAACAGACTTTAACCTATGACGATATTGTGGGTACAGGTCTGGCCAACAAGTGCCCCACCCTGGATGATACGGCGCGTGGTGCCTATCCCATTGATAGCTCCCAAACCTATCGCATTGCCCAACTGTGCCTGCAGCCGACGACATTTTTGGTCAAGGAAGAGCCTAAGAACAAACGCCAAGAGGCCGAATTTGTGCCCACAAAACTGGTGACCCGCGAAACCACGAGCTTGGATCAAATTCAAGGGGAACTCAAGGTCAACAGCGATGGCAGTCTTACGTTTGTGGAAGAGGATGGGATTGATTTCCAACCAGTGACAGTGCAAATGCCTGGTGGTGAGCGCATCCCACTGCTGTTTACGGTGAAAAACTTGGTGGCGAGCACTCAGCCCAACGTGACCAGCATCACCACTTCAACGGATTTCAAGGGCGAATTCAACGTTCCCTCCTACCGCACTGCCAACTTCCTCGATCCCAAAGGACGGGGCTTGGCCTCTGGTTATGACTCGGCGATCGCCCTTCCCCAAGCTAAAGAAGAAGAACTGGCTCGCGCCAACGTCAAACGCTTCTCCCTCACCAAGGGTCAAATTTCTCTGAATGTGGCGAAAGTGGATGGCCGCACCGGTGAAATTGCTGGCACCTTTGAAAGTGAGCAACTCTCCGATGATGATATGGGTGCCCACGAACCCCATGAGGTGAAAATTCAAGGGGTCTTTTACGCCCGCATCGAACCTGTCTAG
- a CDS encoding serine/threonine-protein kinase, translated as MSEPHRDTNIGQVLMNRYRLTELIGKGSMGRVYRAEDSLLGGVPVAVKFLSHSLLNDRMKTRFAQEARAGALLGQKSMHVVRVLDYGMNNEEIPFYVMEFLEGENLSDLLLEEPLPLSRFLRIARHMCLGLQVAHEGIIIEGQKCPIIHRDIKPSNVLVIQDGTMGELAKLLDFGIAKFLGDVSEKGQTSSFMGTLAYCSPEQIEGRELDHRSDIYSLGITMYELLTGKMPIQAESHSIGSWFKAHHFQKPIPFNVASPGLHLPPALEELIMACMAKSPSDRPQNVAEIIKVLTAVEEQFGSTRVTQPGVGVAAKVSQPSERQSQPPVALATVEEVCWQSVWPADKPVAEIVFPVPLYAQRESAASLWVMLPRSEIDRRMLNLRYNQFLFTTSPHPMILWITAIYDPQQGPRWLPCYLDMKLPRNQELCLLLSETGYYPLLFFSLEDPQHCLNVRMFTIATFQRQLLRDWLQTSKNLPSSAPAVVSRNLLKAEFENYKPQILAKLENVKMATVID; from the coding sequence ATGTCAGAACCCCACCGCGACACCAACATCGGCCAAGTCCTCATGAACCGGTATCGGCTCACGGAGTTAATTGGCAAAGGCTCAATGGGGCGGGTCTATCGCGCAGAAGATAGTCTCCTTGGGGGTGTTCCCGTTGCCGTTAAATTCCTGTCCCACAGCCTGCTCAACGATCGCATGAAAACCCGCTTTGCCCAAGAAGCGCGGGCGGGTGCTCTCCTCGGCCAGAAAAGTATGCACGTGGTGCGGGTGCTCGACTACGGCATGAACAACGAGGAAATTCCCTTCTACGTCATGGAATTTTTAGAGGGAGAAAACCTCAGTGATTTGCTCCTAGAAGAACCCCTGCCTTTAAGCCGATTTCTGCGCATTGCACGGCACATGTGCCTTGGTCTTCAGGTAGCCCATGAAGGAATTATCATCGAAGGCCAAAAATGCCCGATTATTCATCGTGACATCAAACCCAGTAATGTCCTTGTGATTCAGGATGGCACGATGGGGGAACTCGCCAAGCTATTAGATTTTGGGATTGCCAAATTTTTGGGGGATGTCTCTGAAAAGGGTCAAACCTCGTCGTTTATGGGCACTTTGGCCTATTGTTCGCCAGAACAAATTGAAGGGCGGGAATTGGATCACCGCTCTGATATCTACAGTCTTGGCATCACCATGTATGAGTTACTCACAGGCAAGATGCCCATTCAGGCGGAAAGCCACTCTATCGGTAGTTGGTTTAAGGCGCACCACTTCCAAAAGCCCATTCCCTTCAATGTGGCGAGTCCGGGGCTGCATCTTCCCCCTGCCCTTGAGGAACTGATCATGGCCTGTATGGCCAAATCCCCCAGTGATCGCCCCCAAAATGTTGCGGAAATTATCAAAGTTCTCACAGCTGTTGAGGAACAGTTTGGCAGTACTCGAGTCACCCAGCCGGGGGTAGGGGTTGCCGCCAAAGTATCTCAACCCTCAGAACGCCAATCTCAACCGCCTGTTGCCCTTGCGACGGTTGAGGAAGTCTGCTGGCAAAGTGTTTGGCCTGCGGATAAACCTGTAGCGGAAATTGTCTTTCCCGTGCCCTTGTATGCCCAACGGGAATCAGCGGCGTCGCTGTGGGTGATGTTGCCTCGGTCAGAGATTGATCGGCGCATGCTTAATCTTCGCTACAACCAGTTTCTCTTCACCACCAGTCCCCACCCGATGATCCTCTGGATTACGGCTATTTATGATCCCCAGCAAGGTCCCCGCTGGTTGCCCTGTTATTTGGATATGAAGCTGCCACGCAACCAAGAACTCTGCCTTTTGCTTTCGGAAACGGGTTATTACCCGCTGCTCTTTTTCTCCCTTGAGGATCCGCAACACTGCCTCAATGTCCGCATGTTTACAATCGCAACCTTTCAGCGGCAACTCCTACGGGACTGGCTGCAAACCAGTAAAAACTTACCCAGTTCGGCCCCAGCGGTTGTGAGCCGTAATCTCCTCAAGGCAGAATTTGAAAACTATAAGCCCCAAATCCTCGCCAAGCTAGAGAACGTGAAGATGGCTACAGTCATTGATTAG
- a CDS encoding chlorophyll a/b-binding protein, translating into MEDTKTIKAEDRNAWVFGFTPQAEIWNGRLAMIGFVAALLTELITKQGVLHFWGLL; encoded by the coding sequence ATGGAAGATACCAAAACCATTAAAGCTGAAGACCGCAATGCATGGGTGTTTGGATTTACCCCCCAAGCTGAAATTTGGAACGGCCGCCTTGCCATGATTGGCTTTGTGGCGGCACTGCTCACAGAACTGATCACCAAACAAGGCGTGCTTCACTTCTGGGGTCTCCTCTAG
- the ndhM gene encoding photosynthetic/respiratory NAD(P)H-quinone oxidoreductase subunit M produces MLLKSTTRHVHIYAGHVVDGEVHPDTETLTLNVDPDNELEWNEAALAKVEAKFQELVANAAGEDLTEYNLRRIGSDLEHFIRFLLMQGEIGYNLNSRVRNYSLGIPRVNHS; encoded by the coding sequence ATGCTACTGAAGTCCACAACACGCCACGTTCACATCTATGCCGGCCATGTGGTAGATGGTGAAGTTCATCCTGATACCGAAACGCTGACGCTGAATGTGGATCCCGATAACGAATTGGAGTGGAATGAAGCCGCCCTTGCGAAAGTGGAAGCCAAGTTTCAGGAATTGGTGGCCAATGCCGCAGGGGAAGACCTGACGGAATACAATTTGCGGCGGATTGGCTCAGACTTGGAGCACTTTATTCGCTTCTTACTGATGCAAGGGGAAATTGGCTACAACCTCAATAGTCGTGTGCGCAACTATAGTCTGGGGATTCCCCGTGTAAATCACTCCTAG
- a CDS encoding ATP-binding protein, giving the protein MDRGSGIPEAVPPHRCERFYRICQGQEQPRGFGLGLAIVKQIVDAHRGQHRNSNIEIQSCVGQETSVFFTSHKHNF; this is encoded by the coding sequence GTGGACAGGGGGAGCGGTATTCCAGAAGCCGTGCCTCCCCATCGGTGCGAGCGCTTTTATCGCATTTGCCAAGGTCAGGAACAACCGCGGGGATTTGGTTTGGGGCTAGCGATCGTCAAGCAAATTGTCGATGCCCATCGAGGGCAACATAGAAATTCAAACATAGAAATTCAAAGTTGTGTGGGTCAAGAAACGAGTGTGTTTTTTACTTCCCATAAGCATAATTTCTGA
- a CDS encoding cation:proton antiporter, which translates to MPLITSLLQPLPADVAAESVNLAEAGPLILAAVLLSLVVIYFASKVGGEICARINFPPVLGELVGGVVVGISVLHLLVFSEGGPTEPSVLTTFIQQTAGIDGTVASVVANTASEVISVLSEIGVMILLFEIGLESDLEGLLKVGPQAAIVAVVGVVTPFAAGTLGLVTLFHVDLVPAIFAGAALTATSIGITAKVLAEIQRLTSPEGQIIIGAAVLDDILGIIVLAVVASLAKTGTVEISNVIYLIISSVVFLVGSVMVGRLLSPFFLGMVDRLSTRGNLLVPSLIFAFVLGYVAVILQLEAILGAFTAGLVLGETEKRRELEEQVLPIADMLVPVFFVCVGARTDISVLNPLESANRAGLIIASFLVLVAIVGKVVAGAAVFGQPGINRWAIGIGMVPRGEVGLIFAAVGSASGVLSKALDAGIIVMVIVTTFVAPPLLRLVFKPEATEALPTSDIAVESPPEG; encoded by the coding sequence ATGCCCTTGATAACGTCACTTTTGCAACCTTTGCCTGCCGATGTTGCAGCAGAATCAGTGAACCTGGCGGAAGCGGGTCCATTGATCTTGGCCGCTGTTCTGCTGAGTCTAGTGGTGATCTACTTTGCCAGCAAAGTCGGCGGTGAAATTTGTGCCCGCATTAACTTTCCACCTGTACTGGGAGAACTGGTAGGGGGTGTGGTCGTTGGTATTTCCGTCTTGCACCTGTTGGTTTTTTCTGAAGGGGGACCAACGGAACCCTCGGTTCTGACGACCTTTATCCAACAGACGGCAGGCATTGATGGCACTGTCGCTTCAGTAGTTGCCAATACCGCCAGCGAAGTTATTTCCGTCCTCTCGGAAATTGGCGTCATGATCCTGCTCTTTGAGATTGGCCTGGAGTCGGATTTAGAGGGCCTGCTGAAGGTGGGGCCTCAGGCTGCCATCGTTGCTGTGGTGGGGGTGGTGACTCCCTTTGCCGCTGGCACCCTTGGCCTTGTGACACTGTTTCATGTGGACTTGGTCCCCGCCATCTTTGCCGGTGCGGCTCTCACGGCAACCAGTATCGGGATCACGGCCAAAGTCCTTGCGGAGATTCAACGGCTGACTTCCCCGGAAGGTCAAATTATCATTGGGGCAGCGGTTCTGGATGACATTCTTGGCATTATTGTGCTGGCAGTGGTGGCGAGTCTAGCCAAAACCGGCACAGTGGAGATCAGCAATGTGATCTATCTGATTATTAGCTCCGTCGTATTTTTGGTGGGCTCTGTGATGGTGGGGCGGCTGCTGAGTCCTTTCTTTTTGGGGATGGTCGATCGCCTGAGCACACGCGGTAACTTGCTGGTTCCCTCCTTGATCTTCGCCTTTGTCCTGGGTTATGTGGCTGTGATTCTGCAACTGGAAGCGATTCTCGGTGCGTTTACCGCTGGCTTAGTCCTTGGGGAAACAGAAAAACGACGGGAGCTAGAGGAGCAGGTTTTGCCCATTGCCGATATGTTGGTGCCGGTGTTCTTTGTCTGTGTCGGCGCACGCACCGATATTAGTGTTCTCAACCCCCTAGAATCGGCCAATCGTGCGGGTCTGATCATTGCCTCTTTCCTCGTGCTGGTGGCCATTGTTGGTAAGGTGGTCGCAGGAGCAGCGGTCTTTGGTCAGCCGGGAATTAACCGCTGGGCGATTGGCATTGGCATGGTGCCGCGAGGCGAAGTCGGACTGATTTTTGCCGCTGTCGGGTCTGCCAGTGGTGTCCTCTCGAAGGCTCTAGATGCTGGCATTATCGTGATGGTGATTGTGACCACGTTCGTTGCGCCCCCTCTGTTGCGCTTGGTCTTTAAGCCAGAGGCCACAGAGGCGTTACCGACCTCGGATATTGCAGTAGAATCTCCCCCAGAAGGATAG